Below is a window of Streptomyces genisteinicus DNA.
CGCTCGGCCCTGGTCGGGTGGTCGCGGCGGAAGTACAGCAGTTCCGGCACCTGGTGGAAGGGCCCGTGCAGGGTGATCTCGGCGACGAAGGTGCGGTCGGCATGGTGGTAGCTGTCGTGCGGCTTCACGCGGCGCAGCACATCGGCCCGCATCACCCCGTAGAAGTCGTCGCCGCCGGGCTCGAACAGCAGGCTGCGGAACCGTTCGGGGGCGTGCGGGGAGTCGGTGGCGAGCCCGTACGCGTACTCCACCTTCACCCGGCCGTCGCCGTCGACGACGGCCTGCCCTGAGTGGGCGAGGATCGTCTCCGGCCGCTCGTCCAGCGCCTCGACGCAGCGGCGCAGCAGGTCCCTGGCGTACAGGTCGTCGTGCGAGGCCCATTTGAACAGTTCGCCGCGGCACTCGGTGAAGACGAGATTGTGGTTGGGCGCGGCGCCGATGTTCCGGGGCAGCCGGATGTAGCGGATGCGCGGGTCGCGGGCGGCGTACCGGCGGCAGATGTCCTCGGTGCCGTCGGTCGACGCGTTGTCGGAGACGACCAGTTCGAAGTCCTCGTAGGTCTGGCCGAGCAGGGCGTCGAACGATTCGGCCAGGTACTCCTCGCCGTTGTAGA
It encodes the following:
- a CDS encoding glycosyltransferase family 2 protein, producing the protein MTDRPRLSIGLPVYNGEEYLAESFDALLGQTYEDFELVVSDNASTDGTEDICRRYAARDPRIRYIRLPRNIGAAPNHNLVFTECRGELFKWASHDDLYARDLLRRCVEALDERPETILAHSGQAVVDGDGRVKVEYAYGLATDSPHAPERFRSLLFEPGGDDFYGVMRADVLRRVKPHDSYHHADRTFVAEITLHGPFHQVPELLYFRRDHPTRAERANPSKRSRCVNLDPRRAGPLHPTPRLLAEYVWGFASAIRRAPLSPADRRECRRHLAAWMTSRIRPGAGERVEDRAPADPARLTVSVDALVAGREGRRA